A genomic region of Caloenas nicobarica isolate bCalNic1 chromosome 9, bCalNic1.hap1, whole genome shotgun sequence contains the following coding sequences:
- the EXOC3L1 gene encoding exocyst complex component 3-like protein isoform X1 gives MGMSAEGERAASPREEEWPEAEKAEKLARGAALKWASGVFYRPEKLEGLGQYRNRETQRNSSIQSRLKSTVQSYLEGVSVGLEQLRSAAREVQNVSQDLGAARWALLDSADRFQGFQQMRVLMAEHMQLASVVQVLPQLFSVHEVFSHTLQLLREQNLLEAHAELMMMEHLRDNILSQLHLRGLSSAQATVLSYFSGLQELNESLAKQLWDIVGSSLQLVRDDPALFVTAVRIIEREEKIDDTLLLEATFLPPGRPKGWRQKFYHVLQETITGAHFRTTPMDAEGSGLARHLAVLQKDIVSNLHVVKDLMVQCVPAHYNILSICTTTYHQALTSHLQDILREDLDKQALFLLLEWALRVYPSPDMMGHPDLLPEVDVSALGPLMSPELVDQTERKYVVKVKASVLEWMQRTLEVEFKEWFREEEPETDHQGFFQSALPVIVMQMLNENIQVASLITDSLQQKVYNMALEELEVFLGRLREALVQCGKEHQKDRATPKYYVSYLLAMLNNNLALSSSVSSLHSDTARREVPASLQAALDRTQKKTCQLLLEELLLDLQPLCLQLPSRKWLSGSQLVSSMCEVIDKYAKDFSRVRKPVFMLLLTESELLVTSQYLRALMQKKMVCKSKEERGQLCDRLLQDATQLRELFCGLGLDRSQQSLEAVFALRELICLKDPALLSLEVLGFTTKYPDVSDEHISTLLDLRGDVSKEVRHMVLEMMAQHPQVLPKSYRPIFSTILVPAPELPFCLRKGKCA, from the exons ATGGGCATGTCTGCGGAGGGCGAGCGCGCTGCGAGCCCCAGAG AGGAGGAGTGGCCAGAAGCGGAGAAGGCTGAGAAACTGGCGAGAGGAGCCGCTCTGAAATGGGCTTCAGGGGTATTCTATCGCCCCGAGAAACTGGAGGGACTTGGGCAGTACCGGAACCGAGAGACGCAGAGGAACAGCTCCATCCAGTCCCGGCTGAAG TCAACTGTCCAGTCCTACCTGGAGGGGGTAAgtgtggggctggagcagctgcggTCGGCGGCCCGGGAGGTGCAGAACGTGTCCCAGGACCTGGGGGCTGCGCGGTGGGCCCTGCTCGACAGCGCGGACCGCTTCCAAGGCTTCCAGCAGATGCGGGTGCTGATGGCAGAGCACATGCAGCTGGCCTCGGTGGTCCAGGTGCTGCCCCAGCTCTTCTCGG TCCACGAGGTTTTTTCCCACACCCTGCAGCTCCTCCGTGAGCAGAACCTCCTGGAGGCCCACGCAGAGCTCATGATGATGGAGCACCTCCGGGACAacatcctctcccagctgcaccTCCGTGGGCTCTCCAGCGCCCAGGCGACTGTGCTGTCCTACTTCAGTGGCCTACAGGAGCTCAACGAGAGCCTGGccaagcagctgtgggacattgtgggcagcagcctgcagctggtACGCGATGACCCAGCTCTCTTTGTCACTGCTGTAAGGATCATTGAGCGGGAGGAGAAAATAGATGATACTCTGCTCCTGGAGGCCACCTTCCTGCCCCCTGGCCGCCCAAAGGGCTGGAGGCAGAAGTTTTACCACGTTCTTCAGGAGACCATCACAGGAGCCCACTTCCGCACCACCCCCATGGATGCTGAGGGGTCAGGGCTGGCCAGGCACCTGGCGGTGCTGCAGAAGGACATCGTGTCCAATCTGCATGTGGTGAAGGACCTGATGGTCCAGTGCGTCCCGGCTCACTACAACATCCTCAGCATCTGCACCACCACATACCACCAGGCTCtcaccagccacctccaggaCATCCTCCGAGAGGACCTGGACAAACAGGcacttttcctcctccttgaGTGGGCACTTCGTGTGTACCCCAG CCCAGACATGATGGGTCACCCTGACCTTCTCCCAGAAGTGGACGTTTCTGCTCTGGGTCCCTTGATGTCCCCTGAGCTTGTGGATCAGACAGAGAGGAAATACGTGGTGAAGGTCAAG GCTAGTGTGCTCGAGTGGATGCAGAGGACCCTGGAGGTGGAGTTCAAGGAGTGGTTCAGGGAAGAGGAACCTGAGACAGACCATCAGGGCTTCTTCCAGTCAGCTCTGCCCGTCATTGTCATGCAG aTGCTGAATGAGAATATCCAGGTAGCCTCCTTGATCACCGACTCTTTGCAGCAGAAGGTCTACAACATGGCCttggaggagctggaggtgtTTCTGGGCCG CCTGCGGGAAGCCCTCGTGCAATGCGGGAAGGAGCACCAGAAGGACCGTGCCACCCCCAAGTACTATGTCTCctacctgctggccatgctcaaCAACAACCTGGCTCTCAG CTCCTCTGTCTCCTCCCTGCACTCTGACACTGCCCGCAGAGAAGTCCCCGCGTCCCTCCAGGCTGCTCTAGACaggacacagaagaaaacctgccagctgctgctggaggagctgctcctggacCTGCAG cccctctgcctgcagctgccatCCCGCAAGTGGCTCTCCGGGTCCCAGCTCGTCAGCAGCATGTGCGAAGTGATTGACAAGTACGCAAAGGACTTCTCCCGCGTCAGGAAACCCGTCTTCATG ctcctgctgacGGAGAGCGAGCTCCTGGTGACGAGCCAGTACCTGCGGGCGCTCATGCAGAAGAAGATGGTGTGCAAGAGCAAAGAGGAGCGGGGCCAGCTCTGCGACCGCCTGCTGCAGGACGCCACGCAGCTCCGGGAGCTCTTCTGTGGCCTG GGTCTGGACCGCAGCCAGCAGAGCCTGGAGGCCGTCTTTGCCCTGCGGGAGCTGATCTGCCTCAAGGACCCGGCACTACTCAgcctggaggtgctgggctTCACCACCAAGTACCCCGATGTCAG CGACGAGCACATCTCCACCTTGCTGGATCTGCGGGGTGACGTCTCCAAGGAGGTGCGGCACATGGTGCTGGAAATGATGGcacagcacccccaggtcctgccCAAGAGCTACCGGCCCATCTTCAGCACCATCCTGGTCCCCGCGCCGGAGCTGCCCTTCTGCCTTCGCAAGGGCAAGTGTGCCTGA
- the EXOC3L1 gene encoding exocyst complex component 3-like protein isoform X2, whose amino-acid sequence MGFRGILSPRETGGTWAVPEPRDAEEQLHPVPAEVHEVFSHTLQLLREQNLLEAHAELMMMEHLRDNILSQLHLRGLSSAQATVLSYFSGLQELNESLAKQLWDIVGSSLQLVRDDPALFVTAVRIIEREEKIDDTLLLEATFLPPGRPKGWRQKFYHVLQETITGAHFRTTPMDAEGSGLARHLAVLQKDIVSNLHVVKDLMVQCVPAHYNILSICTTTYHQALTSHLQDILREDLDKQALFLLLEWALRVYPSPDMMGHPDLLPEVDVSALGPLMSPELVDQTERKYVVKVKASVLEWMQRTLEVEFKEWFREEEPETDHQGFFQSALPVIVMQMLNENIQVASLITDSLQQKVYNMALEELEVFLGRLREALVQCGKEHQKDRATPKYYVSYLLAMLNNNLALSSSVSSLHSDTARREVPASLQAALDRTQKKTCQLLLEELLLDLQPLCLQLPSRKWLSGSQLVSSMCEVIDKYAKDFSRVRKPVFMLLLTESELLVTSQYLRALMQKKMVCKSKEERGQLCDRLLQDATQLRELFCGLGLDRSQQSLEAVFALRELICLKDPALLSLEVLGFTTKYPDVSDEHISTLLDLRGDVSKEVRHMVLEMMAQHPQVLPKSYRPIFSTILVPAPELPFCLRKGKCA is encoded by the exons ATGGGCTTCAGGGGTATTCTATCGCCCCGAGAAACTGGAGGGACTTGGGCAGTACCGGAACCGAGAGACGCAGAGGAACAGCTCCATCCAGTCCCGGCTGAAG TCCACGAGGTTTTTTCCCACACCCTGCAGCTCCTCCGTGAGCAGAACCTCCTGGAGGCCCACGCAGAGCTCATGATGATGGAGCACCTCCGGGACAacatcctctcccagctgcaccTCCGTGGGCTCTCCAGCGCCCAGGCGACTGTGCTGTCCTACTTCAGTGGCCTACAGGAGCTCAACGAGAGCCTGGccaagcagctgtgggacattgtgggcagcagcctgcagctggtACGCGATGACCCAGCTCTCTTTGTCACTGCTGTAAGGATCATTGAGCGGGAGGAGAAAATAGATGATACTCTGCTCCTGGAGGCCACCTTCCTGCCCCCTGGCCGCCCAAAGGGCTGGAGGCAGAAGTTTTACCACGTTCTTCAGGAGACCATCACAGGAGCCCACTTCCGCACCACCCCCATGGATGCTGAGGGGTCAGGGCTGGCCAGGCACCTGGCGGTGCTGCAGAAGGACATCGTGTCCAATCTGCATGTGGTGAAGGACCTGATGGTCCAGTGCGTCCCGGCTCACTACAACATCCTCAGCATCTGCACCACCACATACCACCAGGCTCtcaccagccacctccaggaCATCCTCCGAGAGGACCTGGACAAACAGGcacttttcctcctccttgaGTGGGCACTTCGTGTGTACCCCAG CCCAGACATGATGGGTCACCCTGACCTTCTCCCAGAAGTGGACGTTTCTGCTCTGGGTCCCTTGATGTCCCCTGAGCTTGTGGATCAGACAGAGAGGAAATACGTGGTGAAGGTCAAG GCTAGTGTGCTCGAGTGGATGCAGAGGACCCTGGAGGTGGAGTTCAAGGAGTGGTTCAGGGAAGAGGAACCTGAGACAGACCATCAGGGCTTCTTCCAGTCAGCTCTGCCCGTCATTGTCATGCAG aTGCTGAATGAGAATATCCAGGTAGCCTCCTTGATCACCGACTCTTTGCAGCAGAAGGTCTACAACATGGCCttggaggagctggaggtgtTTCTGGGCCG CCTGCGGGAAGCCCTCGTGCAATGCGGGAAGGAGCACCAGAAGGACCGTGCCACCCCCAAGTACTATGTCTCctacctgctggccatgctcaaCAACAACCTGGCTCTCAG CTCCTCTGTCTCCTCCCTGCACTCTGACACTGCCCGCAGAGAAGTCCCCGCGTCCCTCCAGGCTGCTCTAGACaggacacagaagaaaacctgccagctgctgctggaggagctgctcctggacCTGCAG cccctctgcctgcagctgccatCCCGCAAGTGGCTCTCCGGGTCCCAGCTCGTCAGCAGCATGTGCGAAGTGATTGACAAGTACGCAAAGGACTTCTCCCGCGTCAGGAAACCCGTCTTCATG ctcctgctgacGGAGAGCGAGCTCCTGGTGACGAGCCAGTACCTGCGGGCGCTCATGCAGAAGAAGATGGTGTGCAAGAGCAAAGAGGAGCGGGGCCAGCTCTGCGACCGCCTGCTGCAGGACGCCACGCAGCTCCGGGAGCTCTTCTGTGGCCTG GGTCTGGACCGCAGCCAGCAGAGCCTGGAGGCCGTCTTTGCCCTGCGGGAGCTGATCTGCCTCAAGGACCCGGCACTACTCAgcctggaggtgctgggctTCACCACCAAGTACCCCGATGTCAG CGACGAGCACATCTCCACCTTGCTGGATCTGCGGGGTGACGTCTCCAAGGAGGTGCGGCACATGGTGCTGGAAATGATGGcacagcacccccaggtcctgccCAAGAGCTACCGGCCCATCTTCAGCACCATCCTGGTCCCCGCGCCGGAGCTGCCCTTCTGCCTTCGCAAGGGCAAGTGTGCCTGA
- the E2F4 gene encoding transcription factor E2F4 gives MAECGPQPPGGGSGSGAAGAPSRHEKSLGLLTTKFVSLLQEAKDGVLDLKLAADTLAVRQKRRIYDITNVLEGIGLIEKKSKNSIQWKGVGPGCNTREIAHKLIELKADIEDLEQREQELEQQKMWVQQSIKNVTEDVQNSRLAYVTHEDICKCFTGDTLLAIRAPSGTRLEVPIPEGLNGQKKYQIHLKSTSGPIDVLLVNKDAWSSPPVVLPVPPPEDLIQCQAVAPSKPQIPPLAHFQEASVPSSTQPSTPTPSSTQDHSPPTQKAPSTECGVSTAESKSSSDFDPLSNVSASAGLDTQPLQSSASLDSSSVLPSPSTSFEPIKPDPTGILELPKELSEMFDPTRECMNSELLEELMSSEVFAPLLRLSPPPGDHDYIYNLDESEGVCDLFDVPILNL, from the exons ATGGCGGAGTGCGGGCCGCAGCCCCCCGGGGGTGGGAGcggcagcggggctgcgggggcgcCCAGCCGGCACGAGAAGAGCCTGGGGCTGCTCACCACCAAGTTCGTGTCGCTGCTGCAGGAGGCCAAGGACGGCGTGCTCGACCTCAAGCTG GCTGCGGATACCTTGGCTGTGCGTCAGAAGCGACGGATCTACGATATCACAAATGTCCTGGAAGGCATCGGGTTGATCGAGAAGAAATCCAAGAACAGTATCCAATGGAA AGGTGTGGGTCCTGGCTGCAACACACGTGAAATAGCTCACAAACTTATTGAGCTGAAGGCAGACATAGAGGACCTGGAGCAGCGGgaacaggagctggagcagcagaagaTGTGGGTTCAGCAGAGCATCAAAAATGTGACAGAAGACGTGCAGAACAGTCG ATTAGCGTATGTGACACATGAAGATATCTGCAAGTGCTTCACAG GAGACACCCTCCTTGCAATTCGAGCCCCATCAGGTACACGTCTGGAGGTTCCCATCCCCGAG GGCCTAAATGGTCAGAAGAAATATCAGATCCATCTGAAGAGCACAAGTGGTCCCATTGATGTTCTCTTAGTAAACAAAGATGCTTGGAGCTCTCCTCCTGTTGTACTACCTGTCCCTCCCCCCGAAGACCTCATTCAGTGCCAGGCAGTTGCACCCTCGAAACCACAGATACCACCGCTCGCCCACTTCCAGGAGGCATCGgttcccagcagcacccagccctcTACGCCGACACCCAGCAGCACACAGGACCACAGCCCTCCCACGCAGAAAGCCCCGAGCACAG AATGCGGCGTCTCCACAGCAGAGTCCAAGAGCAGCAGCGACTTTGACCCCCTCAGTAACGTGTCAGCGTCGGCTGGGTTAGATACCCAACCACTCCAGTCCTCCGCCTCGCTGGACAGCAGCTCCGTCCTACCCAGCCCCTCTACCTCCTTCGAGCCCATCAAGCCGGATCCCACGGGAA TACTGGAACTTCCCAAAGAGCTGTCAGAGATGTTTGATCCAACAAGAG AATGCATGAACTCTGAGCTGCTGGAAGAGCTGATGTCATCTGAAG TGTTTGCTCCCTTGCTCCGCCTCTCCCCTCCGCCTGGAGATCACGACTACATCTATAACCTGGATGAGAGCGAAGGCGTCTGTGACCTCTTTGACGTGCCTATCCTCAACCTCTGA